AGATCTTGTCCAATCTGTCTTTGCTGCTTGTTTTTACCGACCCAATAATTTTTACAAGCGCCCCAGACTTAATAATCAGGTCGTGCTGGTAGCTCATTATAAAATCTGCGTCGCCGTCTTTCATTTTAACAGGGACACTAACGACCCCTGACGTGCAATCAATACCAACCCGGACTAAAATCAGCCGGATAAGCCGTTCAAATAAATCGCCATTAATTTTACGGGCTTTATTGGAAAGCCCTGCCGGCAAAGCATCTAAAGAGGCCCCTATTGACTGCTGAATTGTGTAGACGGCGCGGTTAACAACTTCTCGGTTCATGGGTGTGTCCATCCCCTTCACCCCGTCGAGGACCTTAAGAAACTGAATCAGCTGCTGCTTTGCTGTCTTGCCCGTATATAGCAGATCGTAATTCAAAGGTCTTGTTACGCTGAATGTCTCATTCTTAAATTGGAGGAATCGATAATGTGTTTCATTTCGTGAAACGATTTCGGCTTGAATATTGCTTGGTGTTCCTACGAAGTCCATAAAGGCTTCGCAGAATTCAACATAGTTTTTTAAATCTTTGAAATTTTCTTTATTGGAGGCAATTTTAACCAATTTATTTAAGGTCATCGGATGCTCTCTCTTCTTTTGGCTATATCAGCATCGAATTTTATCCATTCTTGAACTGAACGTCTACTTATAGAATTAAGACGATTAACAGCAAATTCATTATACTCTTTGCTGTAATCACATCCATACCATCGCCTGCCAAGTTGTTCCGCAGCAACTAATGTCGTTCCTGAACCAGAAAAAGGATCCACTATAAGGTCTCCCGGATTTGAGGAGGCTAATACAATCTTTCGGAGAAGTTCTTCTGGCTTTTGTGTCGGATGTGGTGTCTTTTCTCCCATTCCATTACATGTTGTAGGAATATCCATTACATCTTTAGGCTTAGCGCCTTTTGGATTCGGGATCCAATTCTCGCGGGGTTTATTGTTTGCACTTTTACCGTACTGGCTTGTTTCAGCTTGAGGATGACTGGGATATTTTAGCGTGTGGGCACCATAAGGAATTCTTACGGCATCAATATTAAAGATAAAGTTTTTTCCTTTTCTGAAATGGACAATGCTTTCGTGGGAGCGGCCCCAATCATTTCCAAGATTCGCTTTGTTTTTGTAATGCCATATAATCCACCTGCAACTTTCAAAGAAAGGCATTGCTGCAACCTTAATATCTGCCAGAATTTCCGTAAACCCACATATGTATAATGTGCCGTTTGGTTTTAATATCCTCGCTGATTCTTTAATCCACTCTTTTGACCATGAGACATAATGGTCGGAGCTTTCGAATCTATCCCAATCAGCTTTTTTAATATTGTATGGCGGGTCAGCGAAGACGAGATCAACTGATTCAGCTTGTAAACTCTTTAGCCAGACAAGAGAGTCGCCGAGAAAGAGCTTCCCTTGTTGTTTTTTATAATATAATTGGACAGATTTATCAGGGTTCTTTTCCCCCTCAAGTTTTGTCAAGAAAGGGTTTTTCCCTCTAGGCGGTGAGTGAAAGTGGATTGGTAATACAAGAGGATTTATTATGGTAGAGGATTTTGCCTTAGCCATGGTGGACATATCTATATTATAACTAATTTGGAATAACCCCTCTTGTACAAGCTTTTCCTTTGAGATGGAAGGAGTTCCTTTCTCTAACTTAAACATAATTCCTCCGTATTTATTAAATAGCATAGCAGACCAACGCGACAACTGGTTGTCGCGTTGAAAAAAGCTATTTTTGAAGTTTTTTGGGAAAATTAGAGGGAATTCAAAGGTAGCGTCTACCTTTTTGCCGTTTAAGGCTGGCTTCGACCGACGGGTGGGATATTGTGATGTATCGTGAAAAAGGGCGGGGATATTTATGAAAAGGTAGCGTCTACCTTTTTGCCGTTTAAGGCTGGCTTCGACTGACGGGCGGGATATTGTGATGTGTCGTAAAAAGGGCGGGGCTATTTATATTTTTAAGGAAGCGCCGGGGGATAGGCCCAAGAAAGGTGATAAGCCAAGGGGTGGCGAGGGTGCGGGTTCGGCGGGCCTTCACGGAGGCCGAGGCTTGCGCAGCGCCGAGGCCGAGTGGTGAGGCGCGCGCACTGTGTGCGCGACGCCGCGCCCGACGGGCCCGCACCCTCGACAGGCCCCCGCACTTTTTCCAACGGAGGCCAAAGTGCGGGGCAAGCCCCGACTATAATTCTCGCGGTTCTCAAATCCAAAGCCACTCAACCCGGCGTTTCAGCTTCTCCGGGGCACGTGAAACTTGGGAGTGTTTATCCGAGGGTGTTCAGGAGGGCGCAGGTGCCGGCCAGACAGGCGGTTTCGGCCCTCAGGGTATACTTTCCGAGATCAAGCGGCAGCACGCCTTTTCCGGCGGCAAAATCAAGCTCGCCTTTGGTAAAGCCGCCCTCCGGCCCCACAAAAAGCCGGATATCCGTTTTCCCGGCGAGAGCGAGCGCGATTTCCGCCGCGCTTTTTCCTCCCGGCATAGCCAAAACGGAAGGAACACCCTCCAAAAGCAGATCGTCAAATTTCCGGGGCTTCTCAAGGCCGGGCAGACGGCCGCGGCCGCACTGCTTTGAAGCTGAAAGAATTATATTATTAAGACGCAAGGACCTGCGCTTCCAGTCGCTGAAAAGGTCGAACTGCGACCTGGAACTCATTACCGGCTGGAAAGTTTCCACCCCCGCCTCGGTGCAGTGCTCAAGCAGGCTCTCCATCGCAGCGCGGGAAACCACTGCAAAACAAAGAGTAAGTTTGAGCTTATAATAAGAACTTTCTATGTCATCTTGAATGGAGCCTGAAACGATACCGTCCTCTATTTCTTCTATTAAAGCCGAATAACGGACTCCCTGCCCGTCAAAAATCTCTATCCGGTCGCCTTTTTTCCCGCGGGCGGCTCTGACTATGTGGCGGGACTCTTCTTCGCCTGCAAAAAATCGTCCGTCCCTGATATTTTCCCTGGGAATAAAGTATTGGGGCATGGTCTTTTTATTGAAATCGACAAATTAGTGTAGAGTAAATAGTGTAGAGTGTAGAGATCAAGGCAAAAATTTAAGATTTAAGATTTTTAAATTTATATTCTCTGTCTTTATACTCTACACTATCTACTATCCACTCTACACTAACCAAGTATCTTTTTAAAAAAACTTTTTTCTTCTTCTTTGTGCTGCGGCGGAGGCGTTTCCCCGAAAGAGGCGGCAAGGGCTTCAAAGAGCTCGCGCTGTTTCGGGGTGAGATCGTGCGGGATCTCGACTTTTACCCTTACAAGCAGATCCCCCCTTTTTTTAAGGCCGGCCGCGGGCATCCCTTTTTCATGCACGCGCAAAACCTTGCCGTGCTGCGTGCCCTGCGGAAGTCTTAATTTTACCCGGCTGCCTTCTATCACAGGCACCTCAACTTCCGCGCCAAGAGCGGCCTGCGCCACGCTTACAGGGCACTCATAAACCAGATCCGAGCCCTGCCGTTCAAAATGCGTATTATGCTTTATCGCGACCTGTATATAAAGGTCGCCGGAGGCCCCGTCGCGCGACCCCGCGTCGCCCGCGCCGGAAACCCTGAGCACGGTGCCTTCCTCAACGCCGGCCGGAATTTTTATATTCAGCGAAGCGGCTTTCCTTTTGCGCCCCGAACCGCCGCAATCCCTGCAGGGAGAGCTTACAACCTCTCCCTGGCCGCCGCAATCGGGGCAGGTCTGGCTGAAGGAAAAAAAGCCCTGCGCGTACTGCACACGGCCGGAGCCGCGGCAGGTGGGGCATTTTTTAAGGCTGGTTTTGGGCTTTGCCCCTGTGCCGCCGCAGATCTCGCAGATCTCGGTGCGGTCAAAATTCACCGGGACTTTCACCCCGTTGAAGGCCTCTTCCAGCGTGATCTCTGTGCCGTACTTCAGATCCGCGCCGCGCCTTTGGCGGGGGCTGCGGCTGCGCCCGCCCTGCTCGAAAAAGTTATCAAAAATGTCGCCGAAAATGTCCCCGAAGTCCGCGTTCTGGAAGCCTCCGAACCCTCCGGCTCCGCCGCGGCCGGCCTTCAGACCTTCCGCGCCGAACTGGTCGTAAATTCTGCGTTTCTCGACGTTGGATAATACGCCGTAGGCCTCGTTTATTTCCTTAAAGACGCCCTCGGAATCTTTATTGCCGGGGTTGCGGTCCGGGTGGTGTTTAAGCGCCAGATTGCGGTAGGCCGTTTTTATCTCATCCGGGCCGGCGTTTCTGGCCACGCCAAGAAGTCTATAATAATCGGTTGAGGACATAATATAAAGACAGCGTACAGGGGCCAGCGTATAGGGGTTAGTACTACAACTCGCTATACGCTATCCCCTGGCCGCTATACGCTACTTCTTCTCATCCACCACTTCGGCGTCCACTACATCTTCTTTTTTCGCGCCGGCTGAGGCCTTAGCGCCTTCTGGTTCCACGCCCGGCGCGCCCTGAGGGTCCGCCTGAGCTCCGGCTCCGCCCGGACCGGCCTTCTCCTGGGAATCCTTGTATATAGCCTCGCCCAGTTTCTGCGAGACCGTAAGCGTTTCTTCCTTGGCTTTGCGCATCTTTTCGGGGTCGTCGCCTTTAATCGCTTCCTTCAGCTCGCCCACAGCGCGCTCTATGGCAAGGCGGTCATCGGCGGAAACTTTATCGCCGTGTTCCTTAAGGGCCTTCTCGGTGGAGTAGAGCACGGTGTCGGCCTCGTTTTTGGCCTCCACTTTCTCTTTGTATTTTTTATCCTGCTCCGAAAACTGCTCGGCCTGTTTCACGAACTTGTCTATGTCGGCTTTGGACAGCTTGTTCGGGGCCGAGATGGTGATGTGCTGGGCCTTGCCGGTGCCCAGGTCTTTGGCGGAAACCTGGAGCAGGCCGTTGGCGTCTATATCAAAAGTCACCTCTATCTGCGGCCTGCCGCGCGGCGCCGGAGGTATGCCGTCCAGGTCGAACTTTCCCAAAGGCACATTGTCGCCGGCCATAGCGCGCTCACCCTGCAGCACATGTATGGTAACGGCCGGCTGGTTGTCCGCCGCGGTCGAGAACACCTGCGTCTTTTTTACCGGGATGGTGGTGTTCTTGTCTATCAGGCGGGTCATCACACTGCCGAGCGTTTCAATCCCGAGCGAGAGCGGAGTGACATCCAGCAGAAGAACATCTTTGACATCGCCGGTGAGCACTGCGGCCTGCACGGCCGCGCCCGAAGCCACGCATTCCATGGGGTCTATGCCGTGCTCGATCTTTTTGCCCACGGAATCCTCGACGAAGCGGTGCACGATAGGCATGCGGGTGGGGCCGCCCACGAATATGATGCGATGGATGTCGGAGCTTTTAAGCTTGGCATCGGCGAAAGCGGTGTCTATGGACTTCTGGCAGCGCTTTACTATGGGTTCGACCAGAGATTCAAGCTTGGCGCGGGAGAACTTCAGCGCCATGTGCTTCGGGCCCGAGGCGTCGGCCGACAGGAAAGGCAGATTGATCTCGGTTTCCATCACGGTTGAAAGCTCGATTTTGGCTTTCTCGGAAGCTTCCCGGATCCTCTGCATGGCGGTCGAATCTTTTTTCAGGTCAATCCCGGTGTCTTTGCGGAACTCGTCGGTAATATACTCCACCATGGCGTTATCCATGTCGGTGCCGCCAAGCTGGGTATCGCCGGAAGTGGAAATAACGTCAAAAGTGCCTTCCTTTCCGAGTTCCATAATAGTGACATCCAGCGTGCCGCCGCCGAGGTCAAACACCATTATCTTCTGGTCCTTGCCCTCTTTGTCTATGCCATAGGCGAGCGCGGCCGCCGTGGGCTCGTTTACCAGGCGCACGACCTCAAGACCCGCTATCGTGCCGGCGTCTTTGGTGGCCTGACGCTGGTTATCGTTAAAGTAAGCGGGCACGGTGATAACGGCCTTTTCGATCTTTTCACCCAGGAAAGCCTCGGCGTCCTTCTTGACTTTCTGCAGAAGGTAAGCCGAAAGCTGCTGGGGCGTAAACTTTTTTCCGCCTATCGTGTATTCGTGGCCGGTTCCCATTTTACGTTTAAAGGCTGAAACTGTGCCTTCCGGATTTGCCACGGCCTGACGGCGGGCAGGTTCGCCGACCAGCATCTGGCCGTCTTTTGTAAAAGCCACATAGGACGGAAAAGCCTTGCCGCCCAGAGTGGTGCCCTCGGCCGACGGAATGATGGTGGTCTTTCCGCCTTCCATCACCGCCGCCGCGGTATTTGAAGTTCCCAAGTCTATTCCTATTATCTTTGACATATTAGTTTCCTCCAAAAATACTTGTTTTACTTAAATTTTTACTCCCCAAATTCTGATTTTTCATTTTTCACTTCCCCCGTTTCTTCCGCCGGGGGCGGCGCTTTCTTCCTGGCTATTTTTACTCTTGCCGGCCTGAGCACTTTGTCGCCGTAATAAAACCCTTTCTGCAGTTCCTCCGTTACCAGGCCGTCGTTGGATTCGTCTCCGTCCACCACGCCAAGTATATCGGTGGCCATCGGGTCGTAAGGCTTGCCGACCGGTTCCATGGGCCTGATGCCTTCGTCTTCAAAAACCTTTGAAAACGCCTTGAATATCATTTCAAGGCCCTTTACTACATCCTCCACCTGTTTCACCTCCGCGCCGTCCTGCAATTTTCCCACATGCTGATGGGCCGCCAGCAGCATATCATAGAGCGGCAGGAACCTTAATATCGCCTCCGACTTTCCCCAGTTGATAAGCGAAGGGCGCTCTTTTTCCATCCGCTTGCGGTAATTTTCAAAATCCGCCTTCAATTGCACAAGCTGGGCATAATAATCAGGCGGCTCTTTTGCGCCCCCGGGCGGCACGGTGTCACCCACGGCGGCGGCGTTTTTGGGCGCCCCGGACTTGAGCGTATTCAAGCCGTCGCCGCAAACACACTCGCAGTTTTCCACGCCGGGCTGTCCGTTTTCCTGCTCTTTTTGCGTTTCCTGCGCTTTATGTTTTTTACTTTTATCCATAATGTTCCCATACTTCTTATTCTTCAAAGTCCATTCCTTCCCATTCACCCAGCATCTCCTCCACCATGGAACTTACATTGTCCACTATGGAGATCATGCGCGGGTATTCCATACGCTTGTAGCCGAGTATCCCCACAAGCCCTATCGCCCTGTTGTTTACGCAGTAGGAAGATGATACCAGGCTGAAATTCTTGAACTCCTTCACGGCATTCTCCGAGCCGATAGTGACATCCACCTGGTGTTTATGTTCCTCCGGGCCGGTCAGGGAACGGCTCTTAAGGGCGCAATCCCGCAGGCGCTCCCTGAGCATGCCGGAAAATCTATCTTTTTCCTCCATCAGTCGTGCCACGCTGCGGATATCCTCGAAATTATCAGCTTCAATATTCTCATAAATGCGGTTGAGGCCTTCAAAATAAAGCTGGTCGTCGTTCTTCGCCAGATTACTGAAATAATCGGCAAGTTTTCCAAGCAATTCGTCCTGGCCGGAGCCGCCCGATTTGCGCGGGAATTCTTTCCAGATAACTCGGGGGATATCGGCCACGGGCAGGTCTTTCAGTCGCCTGTTTAATTTTATGGAGAGCGTTTTTACCGCGCTTTTTTCAAGCGGTTTATCAAGCTGGAAAGCCGCGTGCTTCATAAGCCCCGAATGAGCGAACAGCACTGACAGCACGCTTTTCGGGCCCAGGCTTATAAGGTCAATGCGCTTTAAGCTGTCCTGGTCCATATCTGCTGAAATAACAAAACCGGCCCACTTCGACATGTCCGCCAGCATTTTTGAGGTATGTTTTAAAAAGCCGTCCAGCTGCTCAACGCGGCGCTCATAATCGTCTTCCACGCGCCCTTTCTCCGTGACGGCGAGCTTCTGCAGGCGGAGGATATTGTCCACATAGGCGCGGTAACCCCTGTCGGAAGGGATGCGGCCGCCGGAGGTGTGGGCCTGGAACAGGTAGCCGGTTTCTTCAAGCTCCTTTAATATGTTCCTTATAGTGGCGCTGGAAACATTAAAGCGCCCCTCGGAAGCTATAAGCTCGGAGCTTACCGGGCGGCCGGTGCTTACATAGTTATACACCACCCAGTTAAGGATCTTGTCTCTGCGGTCCTGAGCCGCTTCGGGTTTTAAAACTCTCATGGCAATCCTCAAAAACCGCCCGATTATTTTTAGCAATCGATATGTCCGACTGCTAAAAATATTATACACCATGCGCTCTTAATTGTCAATAGGTTAGCCTGAGTGCTAATTATGCCGGATAGGCTCCTGCTTTTCTTCCAGCGTGCCGGCTACTTTGGGCATCCATTCGCTTATAGGTATTTTCTGCGGGCATTTTTCCACGCAGGCCCGGCA
This is a stretch of genomic DNA from Elusimicrobiota bacterium. It encodes these proteins:
- a CDS encoding DNA methyltransferase, translated to MFKLEKGTPSISKEKLVQEGLFQISYNIDMSTMAKAKSSTIINPLVLPIHFHSPPRGKNPFLTKLEGEKNPDKSVQLYYKKQQGKLFLGDSLVWLKSLQAESVDLVFADPPYNIKKADWDRFESSDHYVSWSKEWIKESARILKPNGTLYICGFTEILADIKVAAMPFFESCRWIIWHYKNKANLGNDWGRSHESIVHFRKGKNFIFNIDAVRIPYGAHTLKYPSHPQAETSQYGKSANNKPRENWIPNPKGAKPKDVMDIPTTCNGMGEKTPHPTQKPEELLRKIVLASSNPGDLIVDPFSGSGTTLVAAEQLGRRWYGCDYSKEYNEFAVNRLNSISRRSVQEWIKFDADIAKRRESIR
- the hrcA gene encoding heat-inducible transcriptional repressor HrcA yields the protein MRVLKPEAAQDRRDKILNWVVYNYVSTGRPVSSELIASEGRFNVSSATIRNILKELEETGYLFQAHTSGGRIPSDRGYRAYVDNILRLQKLAVTEKGRVEDDYERRVEQLDGFLKHTSKMLADMSKWAGFVISADMDQDSLKRIDLISLGPKSVLSVLFAHSGLMKHAAFQLDKPLEKSAVKTLSIKLNRRLKDLPVADIPRVIWKEFPRKSGGSGQDELLGKLADYFSNLAKNDDQLYFEGLNRIYENIEADNFEDIRSVARLMEEKDRFSGMLRERLRDCALKSRSLTGPEEHKHQVDVTIGSENAVKEFKNFSLVSSSYCVNNRAIGLVGILGYKRMEYPRMISIVDNVSSMVEEMLGEWEGMDFEE
- the dnaJ gene encoding molecular chaperone DnaJ; protein product: MSSTDYYRLLGVARNAGPDEIKTAYRNLALKHHPDRNPGNKDSEGVFKEINEAYGVLSNVEKRRIYDQFGAEGLKAGRGGAGGFGGFQNADFGDIFGDIFDNFFEQGGRSRSPRQRRGADLKYGTEITLEEAFNGVKVPVNFDRTEICEICGGTGAKPKTSLKKCPTCRGSGRVQYAQGFFSFSQTCPDCGGQGEVVSSPCRDCGGSGRKRKAASLNIKIPAGVEEGTVLRVSGAGDAGSRDGASGDLYIQVAIKHNTHFERQGSDLVYECPVSVAQAALGAEVEVPVIEGSRVKLRLPQGTQHGKVLRVHEKGMPAAGLKKRGDLLVRVKVEIPHDLTPKQRELFEALAASFGETPPPQHKEEEKSFFKKILG
- a CDS encoding RsmE family RNA methyltransferase; this translates as MPQYFIPRENIRDGRFFAGEEESRHIVRAARGKKGDRIEIFDGQGVRYSALIEEIEDGIVSGSIQDDIESSYYKLKLTLCFAVVSRAAMESLLEHCTEAGVETFQPVMSSRSQFDLFSDWKRRSLRLNNIILSASKQCGRGRLPGLEKPRKFDDLLLEGVPSVLAMPGGKSAAEIALALAGKTDIRLFVGPEGGFTKGELDFAAGKGVLPLDLGKYTLRAETACLAGTCALLNTLG
- the dnaK gene encoding molecular chaperone DnaK, yielding MSKIIGIDLGTSNTAAAVMEGGKTTIIPSAEGTTLGGKAFPSYVAFTKDGQMLVGEPARRQAVANPEGTVSAFKRKMGTGHEYTIGGKKFTPQQLSAYLLQKVKKDAEAFLGEKIEKAVITVPAYFNDNQRQATKDAGTIAGLEVVRLVNEPTAAALAYGIDKEGKDQKIMVFDLGGGTLDVTIMELGKEGTFDVISTSGDTQLGGTDMDNAMVEYITDEFRKDTGIDLKKDSTAMQRIREASEKAKIELSTVMETEINLPFLSADASGPKHMALKFSRAKLESLVEPIVKRCQKSIDTAFADAKLKSSDIHRIIFVGGPTRMPIVHRFVEDSVGKKIEHGIDPMECVASGAAVQAAVLTGDVKDVLLLDVTPLSLGIETLGSVMTRLIDKNTTIPVKKTQVFSTAADNQPAVTIHVLQGERAMAGDNVPLGKFDLDGIPPAPRGRPQIEVTFDIDANGLLQVSAKDLGTGKAQHITISAPNKLSKADIDKFVKQAEQFSEQDKKYKEKVEAKNEADTVLYSTEKALKEHGDKVSADDRLAIERAVGELKEAIKGDDPEKMRKAKEETLTVSQKLGEAIYKDSQEKAGPGGAGAQADPQGAPGVEPEGAKASAGAKKEDVVDAEVVDEKK
- a CDS encoding nucleotide exchange factor GrpE, encoding MDKSKKHKAQETQKEQENGQPGVENCECVCGDGLNTLKSGAPKNAAAVGDTVPPGGAKEPPDYYAQLVQLKADFENYRKRMEKERPSLINWGKSEAILRFLPLYDMLLAAHQHVGKLQDGAEVKQVEDVVKGLEMIFKAFSKVFEDEGIRPMEPVGKPYDPMATDILGVVDGDESNDGLVTEELQKGFYYGDKVLRPARVKIARKKAPPPAEETGEVKNEKSEFGE